A single region of the Gasterosteus aculeatus chromosome 1, fGasAcu3.hap1.1, whole genome shotgun sequence genome encodes:
- the LOC120817157 gene encoding MAGUK p55 subfamily member 4 isoform X1, protein MRQAVEAQVLNPCCELGEHGLRQILSDVIQEVQRSVNQDIDGAEILHSLLNASWLQSLLKVYECLQRYLRGSPAPALDYASGLSLQLLADIRALPGCSEEAKELYSLLRKPNLQALLSAHDTVAQKDYEPVLPSMPDKLPDDEEATRIICLVKNKQPLGATIKRNEITGEIFIARVIHGGLADRSGLLHAGDRVVEVNGFPVDGLEPEQVIQVVQARSQGTIMFKVIPITERPVHNQTMLYVRALVDYSPQQDPAIPCADAGVSFRKGDVLEIVDQTDALWWQAKKLPSSSACAGLVPSSNLLRRKQREVWWSQPYHPQAGIQTLSTVEEEEDLIALDEKCVEADEEAFESEELREGEDDGCSNLEDIYLAGFRRSLRLCRRRSHSTTQPSCHTRCPSSCSNSLGSPYEEVVRYQRHPQDAHRLIALLGPPGVGVNELRRRLIELNPNLFLGAVPHTTRAPKGYEESGREYYFISRETFGNMVYNNRFLDYGEYRGNLYGTSIESVRDVLLSGKICVMDIDPNAIHAVRSHELKAYIIYVKPPSQDRLKETRQDSYITTNYYINRPFKEEDFQEMEEAARKIESHYWAFFDQVIVNDRLQDSCVQLLTAVRKAQDEPQWVPASWIRPTTT, encoded by the exons ATGAGGCAGGCGGTGGAGGCTCAGGTGTTGAACCCCTGCTGTGAACTAGGAGAACACG GCCTGCGTCAGATCCTGAGCGACGTGATCCAGGAGGTGCAGCGGTCGGTGAATCAGGACATCGACGGAGCGGAGATCCTCCACAGCCTGCTGAACGCCTCCTGGCTGCAGTCGCTGCTCAAG GTTTACGAGTGTCTTCAAAGGTACCTGAGAGGTTCTCCAGCACCAGCTCTGGACTACGCGTCCGGACTTTCACTTCAG TTGCTGGCTGACATCCGCGCGTTGCCGGGCTGCTCTGAAGAAGCCAAAGAGCTCTACAGCCTGCTGAGGAAGCCAAACCTGCAG GCTCTTCTCTCAGCTCATGACACGGTGGCCCAGAAGGACTATGAGCCGGTGCTCCCATCGATGCCGGACAAGCTGCCGGACGACGAGGAGGCCACCAGGATCATCTGCCTGGTGAAGAACAAGCAGCCACTG GGAGCCACTATAAAGAGAAATGAGATCACCGGGGAGATTTTTATCGCTCGGGTGATTCATGGAGGTCTGGCTGATCGCAGTG gtctgcTCCACGCAGGGGACAGGGTCGTAGAGGTGAACGGTTTTCCCGTGGACGGGTTGGAACCTGAGCAGGTCATCCAAGTTGTG CAAGCGAGGTCGCAGGGCACCATCATGTTCAAGGTCATTCCCATCACAGAAAGGCCGGTCCACAACCAGACGATG CTCTACGTTCGGGCCCTGGTGGACTACAGCCCCCAGCAGGACCCGGCCATCCCCTGCGCGGACGCCGGAGTGAGCTTCAGGAAAGGCGACGTCCTGGAGATCGTGGACCAGACGGACGCGCTGTGGTGGCAGGCCAAGAAGCTGCCCAGCAGCTCGGCCTGCGCCGGCCTCGTCCCCTCCTCCAACCTGCTGAGACG GAAGCAGAGGGAGGTCTGGTGGTCTCAGCCGTATCATCCACAGGCCGGCATCCAGACCT TGAGCACGGTGGAGGAAG agGAGGACTTGATCGCCCTCGACGAGAAATGTGTCGAAGCAG ACGAGGAGGCATTTGAATCTG AGGAGCTCAGAGAAG GGGAGGATGATGGCTGCAGCAACCTTGAAGACATCTACTTGG CGGGCTTCAGGCGCAGCCTGCGTCTGTGTCGGCGGCGGTCTCACAGCACCACGCAGCCCTCCTGCCACACCCGCTGCCCCAGCAGCTGCTCCAACAGCCTCGGCAGCCCCTACGAGGAGGTGGTGCGCTACCAGCGCCACCCGCAGGACGCACACCGCCTCATCGCCCTCTTAG GCCCGCCCGGTGTGGGTGTGAATGAACTCCGGAGGCGCTTGATTGAATTGAACCCAAACCTCTTTCTGGGAGCCGTGCCTC ACACCACGAGAGCACCCAAAGGATACGAGGAGTCTGGCAGAGAATATTACTTCATCAGCAGAGAAACCTTTGGCAACATGGTGTACAACAACAG GTTTCTGGATTACGGGGAGTACAGAGGGAATCTGTACGGCACCAGCATCGAGTCTGTGAGGGACGTCTTACTCAGCGGAAAGATCTGCGTCATGGACATCGATCCAaat GCCATCCATGCAGTGAGGAGCCACGAGCTGAAGGCTTACATCATCTACGTGAAGCCGCCCTCACAAGATCGCCTCAAGGAGACCAGACAGGACTCGTACATCACCACCAACTACTACATCAACCGGCCTTTCAAA GAGGAAGACTTCCAGGAGATGGAGGAAGCCGCCCGGAAGATCGAGTCTCACTACTGGGCGTTTTTTGACCAGGTGATTGTGAACGACAGGCTGCAGGACTCCTGCGTCCAGCTGCTGACCGCAGTGAGGAAGGCGCAGGACGAGCCGCAGTGGGTCCCTGCCAGCTGGATACGACCCACGACCACGTAA
- the LOC120817157 gene encoding MAGUK p55 subfamily member 4 isoform X2 has product MRQAVEAQVLNPCCELGEHGLRQILSDVIQEVQRSVNQDIDGAEILHSLLNASWLQSLLKVYECLQRYLRGSPAPALDYASGLSLQLLADIRALPGCSEEAKELYSLLRKPNLQALLSAHDTVAQKDYEPVLPSMPDKLPDDEEATRIICLVKNKQPLGATIKRNEITGEIFIARVIHGGLADRSGLLHAGDRVVEVNGFPVDGLEPEQVIQVVQARSQGTIMFKVIPITERPVHNQTMLYVRALVDYSPQQDPAIPCADAGVSFRKGDVLEIVDQTDALWWQAKKLPSSSACAGLVPSSNLLRRKQREVWWSQPYHPQAGIQTLSTVEEGKERTHIHTHTPPVAFSPFSSKNQRFITRFAKQNSVFPPTEEDLIALDEKCVEADEEAFESEELREGEDDGCSNLEDIYLAGFRRSLRLCRRRSHSTTQPSCHTRCPSSCSNSLGSPYEEVVRYQRHPQDAHRLIALLGPPGVGVNELRRRLIELNPNLFLGAVPHTTRAPKGYEESGREYYFISRETFGNMVYNNRFLDYGEYRGNLYGTSIESVRDVLLSGKICVMDIDPNAIHAVRSHELKAYIIYVKPPSQDRLKETRQDSYITTNYYINRPFKEEDFQEMEEAARKIESHYWAFFDQVIVNDRLQDSCVQLLTAVRKAQDEPQWVPASWIRPTTT; this is encoded by the exons ATGAGGCAGGCGGTGGAGGCTCAGGTGTTGAACCCCTGCTGTGAACTAGGAGAACACG GCCTGCGTCAGATCCTGAGCGACGTGATCCAGGAGGTGCAGCGGTCGGTGAATCAGGACATCGACGGAGCGGAGATCCTCCACAGCCTGCTGAACGCCTCCTGGCTGCAGTCGCTGCTCAAG GTTTACGAGTGTCTTCAAAGGTACCTGAGAGGTTCTCCAGCACCAGCTCTGGACTACGCGTCCGGACTTTCACTTCAG TTGCTGGCTGACATCCGCGCGTTGCCGGGCTGCTCTGAAGAAGCCAAAGAGCTCTACAGCCTGCTGAGGAAGCCAAACCTGCAG GCTCTTCTCTCAGCTCATGACACGGTGGCCCAGAAGGACTATGAGCCGGTGCTCCCATCGATGCCGGACAAGCTGCCGGACGACGAGGAGGCCACCAGGATCATCTGCCTGGTGAAGAACAAGCAGCCACTG GGAGCCACTATAAAGAGAAATGAGATCACCGGGGAGATTTTTATCGCTCGGGTGATTCATGGAGGTCTGGCTGATCGCAGTG gtctgcTCCACGCAGGGGACAGGGTCGTAGAGGTGAACGGTTTTCCCGTGGACGGGTTGGAACCTGAGCAGGTCATCCAAGTTGTG CAAGCGAGGTCGCAGGGCACCATCATGTTCAAGGTCATTCCCATCACAGAAAGGCCGGTCCACAACCAGACGATG CTCTACGTTCGGGCCCTGGTGGACTACAGCCCCCAGCAGGACCCGGCCATCCCCTGCGCGGACGCCGGAGTGAGCTTCAGGAAAGGCGACGTCCTGGAGATCGTGGACCAGACGGACGCGCTGTGGTGGCAGGCCAAGAAGCTGCCCAGCAGCTCGGCCTGCGCCGGCCTCGTCCCCTCCTCCAACCTGCTGAGACG GAAGCAGAGGGAGGTCTGGTGGTCTCAGCCGTATCATCCACAGGCCGGCATCCAGACCT TGAGCACGGTGGAGGAAGGTAaggagcgcacacacatacacacacacacgccgcctgTCGCTTTCTCCCCATTTAGCTCCAAAAACCAGCGATTCATAACTCGCTTTGCAAAGCAGAACTCcgtttttccccccacagagGAGGACTTGATCGCCCTCGACGAGAAATGTGTCGAAGCAG ACGAGGAGGCATTTGAATCTG AGGAGCTCAGAGAAG GGGAGGATGATGGCTGCAGCAACCTTGAAGACATCTACTTGG CGGGCTTCAGGCGCAGCCTGCGTCTGTGTCGGCGGCGGTCTCACAGCACCACGCAGCCCTCCTGCCACACCCGCTGCCCCAGCAGCTGCTCCAACAGCCTCGGCAGCCCCTACGAGGAGGTGGTGCGCTACCAGCGCCACCCGCAGGACGCACACCGCCTCATCGCCCTCTTAG GCCCGCCCGGTGTGGGTGTGAATGAACTCCGGAGGCGCTTGATTGAATTGAACCCAAACCTCTTTCTGGGAGCCGTGCCTC ACACCACGAGAGCACCCAAAGGATACGAGGAGTCTGGCAGAGAATATTACTTCATCAGCAGAGAAACCTTTGGCAACATGGTGTACAACAACAG GTTTCTGGATTACGGGGAGTACAGAGGGAATCTGTACGGCACCAGCATCGAGTCTGTGAGGGACGTCTTACTCAGCGGAAAGATCTGCGTCATGGACATCGATCCAaat GCCATCCATGCAGTGAGGAGCCACGAGCTGAAGGCTTACATCATCTACGTGAAGCCGCCCTCACAAGATCGCCTCAAGGAGACCAGACAGGACTCGTACATCACCACCAACTACTACATCAACCGGCCTTTCAAA GAGGAAGACTTCCAGGAGATGGAGGAAGCCGCCCGGAAGATCGAGTCTCACTACTGGGCGTTTTTTGACCAGGTGATTGTGAACGACAGGCTGCAGGACTCCTGCGTCCAGCTGCTGACCGCAGTGAGGAAGGCGCAGGACGAGCCGCAGTGGGTCCCTGCCAGCTGGATACGACCCACGACCACGTAA
- the LOC120817193 gene encoding transmembrane protein 237A isoform X2 yields the protein MARKMSRGQRSLPTMPSQDTAEVPALKQKKKKVRRESNGADHLSDAGMEMGGLGSRRASQVVEQLPLESTTDAPTQRRKKKKKAATVDLDDDQADLVNGDTADQTTDGEEVVKKSRKKKKTKFVESPLSNELEVEEDDILTDTAPPISQHPLFSAPLGQSQPVGKVFVERNKRFQAAERSDRRKTSDQMYAMTDILHIKPLWSTRDVSLRVHGGFRVFGLYCHGFLAGYAMWNITVVYILAGRHLTTLSNLLEQYHSLAYPAQSLLYMLLAISTVAAFDRVNLAKSSMALREFITLNPVALASFLYFSALVLSLSQQMTSDRINLYPTLNTTLWPPGLEHQILHPWVTVNLVVAVLVGLAWIFIALRPETDYTDKYLETMAIEPPKPEDKSEMSA from the exons ATGGCCAGAAAGATGTCG CGGGGACAACGATCCCTTCCCACTATGCCCAG TCAAGACACGGCTG AAGTACCAGcactaaaacaaaagaagaagaaagtgagaAGGGAGTCCAATGGAGCCGATCATTTGAGCG ATGCTGGGATGGAAATGGGAGGCCTCGGCAGCCGCAGGGCATCGCAGGTCGTAGAGCAGCTTCCCCTTGAATCCACAACGGACGCGCCGactcagaggaggaagaagaagaagaaagcagcaACCGTCG ATCTGGACGATGACCAGGCCGACCTGGTGAACGGCGACACAGCGGATCAGACCACTGATGGAGAAGAAGTGgttaaaaaaagcagaaagaaaaa GAAGACCAAATTTGTTGAGTCGCCGCTTTCCAATGagttggaggtggaggaggacgacatCCTCACCGACACGGCGCCTCCGATCTCCCAGCATCCCCTGTTCTCGGCCCCGCTGGGTCAGAGCCAGCCGGTGGGGAAAGTCTTTGTTGAGAGGAACA AGCGTTTCCAGGCCGCTGAGCGCTCCGACCGGAGGAAGACTAGCGACCAGATGTACGCCATGACGGACATCCTGCACATCAAGCCGCTCTGGAGCACCAGAGACGTGTCTCTCCGAGTCCACGGAGGCTTCAG GGTGTTCGGCCTGTATTGCCACGGCTTCCTGGCGGGCTACGCCATGTGGAACATCACGGTGGTGTACATTCTAGCCGGACGGCACCTCACCACTCTGTCCAACCTGCTGGAGCAGTACCACAGCCTGGCTTACCCCGCCCAGTCGCTGCTCTACATGCTACTCGCCATCAGCACGGTGGCCGCCTTTGACAG AGTGAACCTGGCCAAAAGCTCCATGGCTCTCCGTGAGTTCATCACGCTGAACCCAGTCGCTCTGGCCTCATTCT TGTATTTCTCAGCGTTGGTCCTCTCTCTGAGCCAGCAGATGACCAGCGATCGAATCAACCTGTATCCAACCCTCAACACCACATTATG GCCGCCAGGACTGGAGCACCAGATTCTGCACCCGTGGGTGACAGTGAACCTGGTGGTGGCTGTGCTGGTGGGACTGGCCTGGATCTTCATCGCCCTCCGACCAGAAACGGACTACACTGACA AGTATCTGGAAACCATGGCGATTGAACCTCCAAAGCCAGAGGACAAATCAGAGATGAGTGCCTGA
- the LOC120817193 gene encoding transmembrane protein 237A isoform X1 — protein MDTGGSKKMKPRELPPLPQRGQRSLPTMPSQDTAEVPALKQKKKKVRRESNGADHLSDAGMEMGGLGSRRASQVVEQLPLESTTDAPTQRRKKKKKAATVDLDDDQADLVNGDTADQTTDGEEVVKKSRKKKKTKFVESPLSNELEVEEDDILTDTAPPISQHPLFSAPLGQSQPVGKVFVERNKRFQAAERSDRRKTSDQMYAMTDILHIKPLWSTRDVSLRVHGGFRVFGLYCHGFLAGYAMWNITVVYILAGRHLTTLSNLLEQYHSLAYPAQSLLYMLLAISTVAAFDRVNLAKSSMALREFITLNPVALASFLYFSALVLSLSQQMTSDRINLYPTLNTTLWPPGLEHQILHPWVTVNLVVAVLVGLAWIFIALRPETDYTDKYLETMAIEPPKPEDKSEMSA, from the exons ATGGACACGGGAGGCTCAAAG AAAATGAAACCCAGGGAGCTGCCGCCTCTTCCACAG CGGGGACAACGATCCCTTCCCACTATGCCCAG TCAAGACACGGCTG AAGTACCAGcactaaaacaaaagaagaagaaagtgagaAGGGAGTCCAATGGAGCCGATCATTTGAGCG ATGCTGGGATGGAAATGGGAGGCCTCGGCAGCCGCAGGGCATCGCAGGTCGTAGAGCAGCTTCCCCTTGAATCCACAACGGACGCGCCGactcagaggaggaagaagaagaagaaagcagcaACCGTCG ATCTGGACGATGACCAGGCCGACCTGGTGAACGGCGACACAGCGGATCAGACCACTGATGGAGAAGAAGTGgttaaaaaaagcagaaagaaaaa GAAGACCAAATTTGTTGAGTCGCCGCTTTCCAATGagttggaggtggaggaggacgacatCCTCACCGACACGGCGCCTCCGATCTCCCAGCATCCCCTGTTCTCGGCCCCGCTGGGTCAGAGCCAGCCGGTGGGGAAAGTCTTTGTTGAGAGGAACA AGCGTTTCCAGGCCGCTGAGCGCTCCGACCGGAGGAAGACTAGCGACCAGATGTACGCCATGACGGACATCCTGCACATCAAGCCGCTCTGGAGCACCAGAGACGTGTCTCTCCGAGTCCACGGAGGCTTCAG GGTGTTCGGCCTGTATTGCCACGGCTTCCTGGCGGGCTACGCCATGTGGAACATCACGGTGGTGTACATTCTAGCCGGACGGCACCTCACCACTCTGTCCAACCTGCTGGAGCAGTACCACAGCCTGGCTTACCCCGCCCAGTCGCTGCTCTACATGCTACTCGCCATCAGCACGGTGGCCGCCTTTGACAG AGTGAACCTGGCCAAAAGCTCCATGGCTCTCCGTGAGTTCATCACGCTGAACCCAGTCGCTCTGGCCTCATTCT TGTATTTCTCAGCGTTGGTCCTCTCTCTGAGCCAGCAGATGACCAGCGATCGAATCAACCTGTATCCAACCCTCAACACCACATTATG GCCGCCAGGACTGGAGCACCAGATTCTGCACCCGTGGGTGACAGTGAACCTGGTGGTGGCTGTGCTGGTGGGACTGGCCTGGATCTTCATCGCCCTCCGACCAGAAACGGACTACACTGACA AGTATCTGGAAACCATGGCGATTGAACCTCCAAAGCCAGAGGACAAATCAGAGATGAGTGCCTGA
- the cyp20a1 gene encoding cytochrome P450 20A1, with protein MLDFAIFAVTFVVILVGAVLYLYPSSRRASGIPGLNPTDEKDGNLQDIVDRGSLHEFLVSLHREFGSVASFWFGGRPVVSLGSVHQLRQHINPNHTTDSFETMLKSLLGYQSAMGGGAAETVIRKKVYENAINNTLKSNFPLVLKLVEELVGKWKSFPASQHTPLCAHLLGLAMKTVTQLALGESFGDDAKVLSFRKNHDAIWSEIGKGYLDGSLEKSSSRKGNYEKALSEMESMLLSVVKERKAQKKQTAFVDALLQSSLTERQVMEDCMVFTLAGCVITANLCIWALHFLSTSEDVQDKLYKELDEVLGSDPISLDKIPQLRYCQQVLNETVRTAKLTPVAARLQGVEGKVDQHVIPKETLVIYALGVVLQDSDTWSTPYRFDPDRFEEESVEKSFCLLGFSGNQTCPELRFAYTVATVLLSALVRQLKLHQLKGHVVEVRSQLVSTPKDETWLTVSRRR; from the exons ATGCTGGACTTTGCCATCTTTGCCGTTACGTTTGTCGTCATTTTGGTGGGCGCCGTTTTGTATTTGTACCCG TCATCCAGAAGGGCCTCTGGCATCCCGGGTCTCAATCCAACAGATGAGAA GGATgggaacctgcaggacatcgtGGACAGAGGCAGCCTGCACGAGTTCCTCGTCAGCCTGCATCGGGAGTTTGGGTCGGTGGCGTCGTTCTGGTTCGGCGGACGGCCGGTGGTCAGCCTGGGCTCCGTGCACCAGCTACGGCAACACATCAACCCCAACCACACCA CTGACTCCTTTGAGACGATGCTGAAGTCGTTGCTGGGTTACCAGTCGGCAATGGGAGGCGGGGCCGCCGAGACAGTAATAAGGAAAAAGGTGTACGAGAATGCCATCAACAACACGCTGAAGAGCAACTTCCCGCTTGTGCTCAAG CTCGTGGAGGAGCTGGTTGGAAAGTGGAAGTCATTCCCAGCGTCTCAGCACACCCCGCTGTGTGCCCACCTGCTGGGTCTGGCCATGAAGACGGTCACCCAGCTGGCTCTGGGAGAGAGCTTCGGAGACGACGCCAAGGTCCTTTCCTTCCGCAAGAACCACGACGCG ATCTGGTCAGAGATCGGAAAAGGCTACTTGGACGGCTCCCTGGAGAAGAGCTCGAGCAGAAAGGGGAATTACGAGAAGG CGCTGTCGGAGATGGAGTCCATGCTGCTGTCAGTggtgaaggaaagaaaagcccAGAAGAAGCAGACGGCGTTCGTAGACGCTCTGCTCCAGTCCAGCCTCACCGAACGGCAG GTCATGGAGGACTGTATGGTTTTCACCTTGGCCGGATGCGTCATCACTGCAAACT TGTGTATCTGGgcgcttcacttcctgtccaccTCAGAGGACGTTCAGGACAAACTGTACAAAGAACTGGATGAGGTTTTGGGTTCAGACCCAATCTCCTTGGACAAAATCCCTCAGCTCAG ATACTGCCAGCAGGTCCTCAACGAGACGGTGAGGACTGCCAAGCTGACCCCCGTCGCGGCTCGCCTCCAAGGAGTGGAGGGCAAAGTGGATCAACACGTCATCCCCAAAGAG ACTTTGGTCATCTACGCTTTGGGGGTGGTTCTGCAAGACTCTGACACCTGGAGCACCCCATACAG GTTCGACCCGGATCGATTTGAGGAGGAATCGGTGGAGAAGAGCTTCTGTCTGCTCGGCTTCTCTGGAAATCAAACGTGCCCAGAGCTCAG GTTCGCCTACACCGTGGCCACCGTGCTGCTCAGCGCGTTGGTGCGCCAGCTGAAGCTCCACCAGCTGAAGGGACACGTCGTGGAGGTCCGATCTCAGCTGGTGTCCACGCCGAAGGACGAAACCTGGCTCACCGTCAGCAGAAGAAGATAA